One segment of Aliidongia dinghuensis DNA contains the following:
- a CDS encoding ATP-binding protein yields the protein MSLLTRLFLLVVLAVLPAVGIQAYNEYDLRASVRAETYRHALTLTRFAAAESDRIFDGVRNLLVALTNDGTIVGGDPAACKASLGRLVAQYPEISTFAVFDPSGRPVCADRTLPDGLSIAEEPYFQTALRSGAFAIGGYDLSFGARPVLPLAIAFDGAPGRRGGVLVATLSLDWLNDYFAAKGLEPDASICLVDRNGVYLVRLPRRMSVGGRATASLLAILQAGRETTTEWTSNDDHIDRILGVASLKTAPNGLWLSVGLPKSAAFATLDRAAQRAGLLVTLDIVLALLAAWLIGRVLIGRPIGALLAAARRWSRGEYRVRVDLPDQASDFGRLGVAFNDLVEAIDRREREQYEAEAAVRRSEERYRSLISATTAIVWTSDAQGRFTEPQPSWQAFTGQAWPAHEGLRWAEMVHPEDRATLVADFRSSVARGVVFETVGRLWHAPSASWRDFAARAVPVRAADGHIREWIGAATDVTERRKAEEALKRLTETLESRVGERTAELAEANRLLSAEIVERREAEAKLEQVQRIEAIGQLTSGVAHDFNNLLTAILGNLELAQMRLRNHPAARSLETAARAAERGATLVSQLLAFARKQRLEPKPVDINRLVDGLSDLLARSIGPTVTVERALAVGLWPALVDPSQIELVLLNLAINARDAMSVGGRLSIETRNFTHRGGGSADLKNGDYVVLTVSDTGCGMSEEVRARAFEPFFTTKEVGKGSGLGLSMVYGVVRQSGGGVEIDSVLGKGTTIRVYLPRAETVPEVVTAEPIVPDKNELAGIRLLLVDDDPAVREVTGLMLGELGCDVVEAGSGSEALARLDDGLEVDIVAADVAMPGMNGHELVRRIRKRLPGIAVLLITGFADPALIDESDGALVTLRKPFRRVDLALAVERALGRDQGGNVLPFRLPAGT from the coding sequence TTGAGCCTCCTGACGCGTCTGTTCCTGCTGGTCGTTCTGGCCGTCTTGCCGGCTGTCGGCATCCAGGCCTACAACGAATACGACCTCAGGGCCTCGGTCCGGGCCGAGACCTATCGGCATGCCTTGACCTTGACGCGTTTCGCGGCCGCCGAGTCGGACCGTATCTTCGACGGCGTGCGCAACCTGCTGGTGGCGCTGACCAACGACGGGACGATCGTCGGCGGCGACCCGGCTGCCTGCAAGGCCTCGCTCGGCCGGCTGGTCGCCCAATATCCCGAGATCTCGACCTTTGCCGTGTTCGATCCGTCGGGCCGGCCGGTCTGCGCCGACCGGACGCTGCCGGACGGGCTCTCGATCGCCGAGGAGCCCTATTTCCAGACAGCACTGCGCAGCGGCGCCTTCGCCATCGGCGGCTATGACCTGAGCTTCGGCGCGCGGCCGGTGCTGCCGCTCGCGATCGCCTTCGACGGGGCGCCGGGGCGGCGCGGCGGCGTGCTCGTGGCCACGCTCAGTCTCGATTGGCTCAATGATTATTTCGCGGCGAAGGGGCTGGAGCCGGACGCCTCGATCTGCCTTGTCGATCGCAACGGCGTCTATCTCGTCCGCCTGCCGCGCCGGATGAGTGTCGGCGGCCGGGCGACGGCGTCCCTGCTCGCCATCCTGCAGGCGGGGCGCGAGACCACGACAGAATGGACGAGCAACGACGACCATATCGACCGCATCCTCGGCGTCGCCTCGCTCAAGACCGCGCCTAACGGCTTGTGGCTGAGCGTCGGCCTGCCGAAATCGGCCGCCTTCGCGACGCTCGACCGGGCGGCGCAGCGTGCGGGGCTGCTGGTGACGCTCGACATCGTCCTGGCGCTGCTGGCCGCCTGGCTCATCGGGCGGGTGCTGATCGGCCGGCCGATCGGCGCGCTGCTCGCGGCCGCGCGGCGCTGGAGCCGGGGCGAGTACCGGGTGCGGGTCGACCTGCCGGACCAGGCGTCCGACTTCGGCCGCCTGGGCGTCGCGTTCAACGATCTGGTCGAGGCGATCGACCGGCGCGAGCGGGAGCAATACGAGGCCGAAGCGGCGGTCCGCCGCAGCGAGGAGCGCTACCGCTCGCTCATCTCGGCCACGACGGCGATCGTCTGGACGTCGGATGCTCAGGGCCGCTTCACCGAGCCGCAGCCATCGTGGCAGGCGTTCACCGGCCAGGCCTGGCCGGCGCACGAGGGGTTGCGCTGGGCCGAGATGGTGCATCCCGAGGACCGGGCGACGCTGGTCGCCGACTTCCGCAGCTCGGTCGCGCGCGGCGTGGTGTTCGAGACGGTCGGCCGGCTCTGGCACGCGCCCAGCGCCTCGTGGCGCGACTTCGCGGCGCGCGCGGTGCCGGTGCGTGCCGCCGACGGCCATATCCGCGAATGGATCGGGGCCGCGACCGACGTCACCGAACGGCGCAAGGCGGAGGAGGCGCTGAAGCGCCTGACCGAGACGCTCGAGAGCCGCGTCGGCGAGCGCACCGCCGAGCTCGCCGAGGCGAACCGGCTGCTGTCGGCCGAGATCGTCGAGCGGCGCGAGGCCGAGGCCAAGCTCGAGCAGGTGCAGCGCATCGAGGCGATCGGCCAGCTGACGAGCGGCGTGGCACACGATTTCAACAATCTCCTGACCGCGATCCTCGGCAATCTCGAACTGGCGCAGATGCGCCTGCGCAACCATCCGGCCGCCCGCTCGCTCGAGACGGCAGCCCGGGCGGCCGAGCGCGGCGCCACGCTGGTGAGCCAGCTGCTGGCGTTCGCCCGCAAGCAGCGGCTCGAGCCGAAGCCGGTCGACATCAACCGGCTGGTCGATGGCTTGAGCGACCTCCTGGCCCGGTCCATTGGGCCGACCGTCACCGTCGAACGTGCGCTTGCCGTCGGGCTGTGGCCGGCCCTTGTCGATCCAAGCCAGATCGAGCTCGTGCTGCTGAACCTGGCGATCAATGCGCGCGACGCCATGTCGGTCGGTGGCCGCCTGTCGATCGAGACGCGCAACTTCACCCATCGCGGCGGCGGGTCGGCCGATCTCAAGAACGGCGACTATGTGGTCCTGACCGTGTCCGACACCGGGTGCGGCATGAGCGAGGAGGTGCGGGCCCGCGCCTTCGAGCCGTTCTTCACCACGAAGGAAGTGGGCAAGGGCAGCGGCCTTGGCCTCTCGATGGTCTACGGTGTCGTCCGGCAATCGGGCGGCGGCGTCGAGATCGACAGCGTCCTCGGCAAGGGCACGACGATCCGCGTCTATCTGCCACGCGCCGAGACGGTGCCGGAGGTGGTGACGGCCGAGCCGATCGTGCCCGACAAGAACGAACTTGCCGGTATCCGGTTGCTGCTGGTCGACGACGACCCGGCGGTGCGCGAGGTGACGGGGCTCATGCTGGGTGAGCTCGGCTGCGACGTGGTCGAGGCCGGCAGCGGCAGCGAGGCGCTGGCCCGGCTCGACGATGGGCTGGAGGTCGACATCGTTGCCGCGGACGTCGCCATGCCGGGCATGAACGGGCACGAGCTCGTGCGCCGGATCCGCAAGCGGCTGCCCGGTATCGCCGTGCTGCTGATCACCGGCTTCGCCGATCCGGCGCTGATCGACGAGAGCGACGGCGCGCTCGTCACGCTGCGCAAGCCGTTCCGGCGGGTCGATCTTGCGCTCGCGGTCGAGCGCGCGCTCGGGCGCGACCAGGGCGGCAACGTGCTGCCGTTCCGCCTGCCGGCCGGCACGTGA
- a CDS encoding aldo/keto reductase, giving the protein MVVDTKRIELAPGLSVRAIGQGTWHMGERAARKDDEVAALRLGLDLGLDLIDTAEMYGDGGAEQVVGEAIAGRRDQVTVVSKVYPHNATRRGTIAACERSLRRLGTDRIDVYLLHWRGSVPLAETVEAMEALVAAGKIRHYGVSNFDAGDMAEWVAAGGRAATNQVLYNLGRRGVEWDLLPWCRAQGVSVMAYSPIEQGDLAANRELHRLADELGVSAAMLALAWVLRQGNVAAIPKAVRPEHVRQNRAALDLEIEPAALAALDRLFPAPRGPEPLAMI; this is encoded by the coding sequence ATGGTGGTGGACACGAAGCGGATTGAACTGGCACCGGGATTGTCTGTCCGGGCGATCGGCCAGGGCACCTGGCACATGGGCGAGCGGGCCGCGCGCAAGGATGACGAGGTGGCGGCCCTCAGGCTCGGCCTTGATCTGGGGCTCGACCTCATCGACACGGCAGAGATGTATGGCGACGGCGGCGCCGAGCAGGTCGTGGGCGAGGCGATCGCCGGCCGGCGCGACCAGGTGACGGTGGTCAGCAAGGTCTATCCGCACAACGCGACACGCCGGGGCACGATCGCCGCCTGCGAGCGCAGCCTGCGCCGGCTCGGCACCGACCGGATCGACGTCTATCTGCTGCATTGGCGCGGCTCGGTGCCGCTCGCCGAGACGGTCGAGGCGATGGAGGCGCTGGTCGCCGCCGGCAAGATCCGCCACTACGGCGTCAGCAATTTCGATGCCGGCGACATGGCCGAGTGGGTCGCGGCCGGCGGCCGGGCCGCGACCAACCAGGTGCTCTATAATCTCGGCCGACGCGGCGTCGAATGGGATCTCTTGCCCTGGTGCCGCGCCCAGGGCGTCTCGGTCATGGCCTATTCACCGATCGAGCAGGGCGATCTTGCGGCCAATCGCGAACTGCACCGGCTGGCGGACGAGCTTGGTGTCTCCGCGGCGATGCTCGCGCTCGCCTGGGTCCTGCGGCAGGGCAATGTGGCGGCAATTCCGAAGGCGGTCCGGCCGGAGCATGTCCGGCAGAACCGCGCGGCGCTGGATCTTGAGATTGAACCGGCGGCGCTGGCGGCGCTCGACCGCCTGTTTCCAGCGCCCAGGGGGCCCGAACCGCTCGCCATGATCTAG
- a CDS encoding HpcH/HpaI aldolase family protein, whose translation MRVPENRFKRALAQGERQIGLWSTLGSAAVAELIAHAGYDWVLIDTEHSPNEPPAIAAQLQAMQGGTASAVVRPAWNDPVLIKRILDLGVQSLLIPFVETAEAAERAVAATRYPPHGIRGVSTGSRAAGYGRIKDYVTTAGAEICVLVQIETMKGVENIEAIAAVPGVDGVFVGPADLSASLGHLGNPQNPEVQDTIARVLAACERAGKPTGYLTGNEAEARKWLDAGFRFVAVGTDNGVLVKAVDELRARFR comes from the coding sequence ATGAGGGTTCCGGAAAATCGCTTCAAGCGGGCGCTGGCACAGGGCGAACGGCAGATCGGGCTGTGGAGCACGCTCGGCAGCGCCGCGGTGGCCGAGCTCATCGCCCATGCCGGGTACGACTGGGTGCTGATCGATACCGAGCATTCGCCGAACGAGCCGCCGGCTATCGCGGCACAGCTGCAGGCGATGCAAGGCGGCACCGCGTCGGCCGTGGTCCGCCCGGCCTGGAACGATCCGGTGCTGATCAAGCGCATCCTCGATCTGGGCGTGCAGAGCCTGCTCATTCCCTTCGTCGAGACGGCGGAGGCGGCGGAGCGGGCGGTGGCGGCGACGCGCTATCCACCCCACGGCATCCGCGGCGTGTCGACCGGCAGCCGGGCGGCAGGCTACGGCCGCATCAAGGACTACGTGACGACGGCGGGGGCCGAGATCTGTGTGCTGGTGCAGATCGAGACGATGAAGGGCGTCGAGAATATCGAGGCGATTGCCGCCGTGCCGGGCGTCGACGGCGTGTTCGTCGGGCCGGCCGATCTCTCCGCATCGCTGGGTCATCTGGGCAATCCGCAGAATCCCGAAGTCCAGGACACGATCGCCCGCGTGCTCGCCGCCTGCGAGCGCGCCGGCAAGCCGACCGGCTATCTGACGGGCAACGAGGCCGAAGCGCGCAAATGGCTCGACGCCGGCTTCCGCTTCGTCGCGGTCGGCACCGACAACGGCGTGCTGGTCAAGGCGGTCGACGAGCTCCGGGCGCGGTTCCGCTAG
- a CDS encoding SDR family oxidoreductase, translated as MSRLKGKRALVTGGTSGIGLEAARQFLAEGASVAITGSNPQTLEAARAALGGDVVAIQADAGDVAQQHKVAAAVREAFGGLDVLFVNAGIGDFRPVEAWDEAGFDRSVAVNVKGPYFLIQALLPLFAKPASIVLNTSINAHIGMPNSSVYALTKAALISLARTLSGELIARGIRVNAVSPGPIATPLHGKIGMTDADIAGLVGQIPAGRRGDVSEIARAVVFFASDESAFTVGSELVIDGGMSTL; from the coding sequence ATGTCACGTCTCAAGGGCAAGCGCGCACTCGTCACCGGCGGCACCAGCGGCATCGGCCTCGAAGCCGCCCGCCAGTTTCTGGCCGAGGGTGCCAGCGTCGCGATCACCGGCTCCAACCCGCAGACGCTCGAGGCGGCCCGTGCGGCCCTCGGCGGCGATGTCGTCGCTATCCAGGCCGACGCCGGCGACGTCGCTCAGCAGCACAAGGTGGCTGCGGCCGTGCGCGAGGCGTTCGGCGGGCTCGACGTCCTGTTCGTCAATGCCGGCATCGGCGATTTCCGCCCGGTCGAGGCCTGGGACGAGGCGGGCTTCGACCGCTCGGTCGCGGTCAACGTCAAGGGCCCCTACTTCCTGATCCAGGCGCTGCTGCCGCTGTTCGCGAAGCCCGCTTCGATCGTGCTCAACACGTCGATCAACGCGCATATCGGCATGCCGAATTCGAGCGTCTACGCGCTGACCAAGGCGGCGCTCATCTCGCTCGCCCGCACGCTCTCGGGCGAACTCATCGCGCGCGGCATCCGCGTCAATGCGGTGAGCCCCGGCCCGATCGCGACGCCGCTCCACGGCAAGATCGGCATGACCGACGCCGATATCGCCGGTCTGGTCGGCCAGATTCCGGCCGGCCGTCGCGGCGATGTCAGCGAGATCGCCCGCGCCGTCGTGTTCTTCGCCTCCGACGAATCGGCCTTCACGGTCGGCAGCGAGCTCGTCATCGACGGCGGCATGAGCACGCTCTGA
- a CDS encoding Hpt domain-containing protein, translated as MTDGILDQTILGILEQRLGRERVAKVVAAQLTHGVEQLATLTALEQAPDRARIRAIAHQIAGSSGSIGLVRLGETAGVVEAEIADLPADALGDAVRRLTDVMRASFDRLIELYPQAALADLKSDDLKSAELKS; from the coding sequence ATGACCGATGGGATTTTGGACCAGACGATCCTCGGCATTCTCGAGCAGCGGCTGGGACGCGAGCGGGTCGCGAAGGTGGTGGCAGCTCAGCTGACCCACGGCGTGGAGCAGCTCGCGACCCTGACGGCGTTGGAACAGGCGCCCGATCGGGCGCGGATCCGGGCAATCGCCCATCAGATCGCCGGCAGCAGCGGGTCGATCGGCCTCGTCCGTCTGGGCGAGACGGCGGGTGTTGTCGAGGCCGAGATTGCGGACCTGCCGGCCGACGCGCTCGGAGATGCAGTCCGCCGGCTGACAGACGTCATGCGAGCGTCGTTCGATCGGCTGATCGAGCTTTATCCGCAAGCGGCTCTGGCGGATCTCAAGTCTGACGATCTCAAGTCTGCCGAGCTCAAGTCCTAA
- a CDS encoding response regulator — MTEPLKRILLVEDDPDVQTIASMALIDIGEFDLTVCSSGREALDRIGHIQPQLVLLDVMMPDMDGPTTLEALRRLPLTPQPPVVFMTAKVQPQEQRRYLDLGAVDVIAKPFDPVTLADQLHAVWARRLNGVA, encoded by the coding sequence ATGACTGAACCGCTGAAGCGCATCCTGCTGGTCGAAGACGATCCGGACGTTCAGACAATCGCATCCATGGCGCTCATCGACATCGGCGAGTTCGACCTCACCGTCTGCTCCTCGGGTCGCGAGGCGCTGGATCGGATCGGCCATATCCAGCCGCAGCTGGTCCTGCTCGACGTGATGATGCCCGACATGGACGGGCCGACGACGCTCGAAGCGCTGCGGCGCCTGCCGCTGACGCCGCAACCGCCGGTCGTCTTCATGACTGCCAAGGTCCAGCCCCAGGAGCAGCGGCGCTATCTCGACCTGGGCGCGGTCGACGTCATCGCGAAACCGTTCGATCCGGTGACGCTTGCGGACCAGCTGCACGCCGTCTGGGCGCGCCGGCTCAACGGCGTCGCTTAG
- a CDS encoding cold-shock protein, which yields MATGTVKWFNPTKGYGFIAPSDGKADVFVHISAVERAGLSTLKENQTVEFELERGANGRTSAVNLKVG from the coding sequence ATGGCTACTGGAACCGTAAAGTGGTTCAACCCGACCAAAGGCTATGGCTTTATCGCCCCGTCCGATGGCAAGGCTGACGTCTTCGTCCATATTTCGGCCGTCGAGCGCGCCGGCCTCTCGACCCTCAAGGAAAACCAGACCGTCGAGTTCGAGCTTGAGCGCGGCGCCAACGGCCGCACCTCGGCCGTCAATCTGAAGGTCGGCTGA
- a CDS encoding GNAT family N-acetyltransferase: protein MVEAVARHGQSTAPGTGHSAAGSAPPSIYDGIRQNNIEVRIARTAAEIAAAQRLRYKIFYGEMNARPTAEVEAEGRDFDKFDAYCEHLLVLDHSEGLPEGEVIGTYRLLRRTLADRHDGFYTATEFDIAPLVAVPGEIMELGRACVDARFRNRPTMQLLWRGIASYVQFHDVKIMFGCASLPGTDPAALARPLSYLHYNHLAPAQIRARALPDRFVPTDILPSGEVDAEAAVAELDARATIAALPPLIKGYLRLGGFIGDGAVIDPEFQTTDVCIIVVTDMMAEKYFNHYIRTP, encoded by the coding sequence ATGGTTGAAGCTGTCGCTCGGCACGGCCAGTCGACTGCCCCGGGAACGGGACACTCGGCCGCCGGAAGCGCCCCGCCGTCGATCTATGACGGCATCCGTCAGAACAACATCGAGGTCCGCATCGCCCGGACCGCGGCCGAGATCGCGGCTGCCCAGCGGCTGCGCTACAAGATCTTCTACGGCGAAATGAATGCGAGGCCGACCGCCGAGGTCGAGGCCGAGGGCCGGGACTTCGACAAGTTCGACGCCTATTGCGAGCATCTCCTGGTGCTCGACCATTCGGAGGGCCTGCCCGAGGGCGAGGTCATCGGCACCTACCGCCTGCTGCGCCGGACGCTCGCGGATCGGCATGACGGCTTCTATACCGCGACCGAGTTCGACATCGCGCCGCTCGTCGCCGTGCCGGGCGAGATCATGGAGCTGGGGCGCGCCTGCGTCGATGCGCGCTTCCGCAACCGGCCGACCATGCAGCTGCTGTGGCGCGGCATCGCGAGCTACGTGCAGTTCCACGACGTCAAGATCATGTTCGGCTGCGCGAGCCTGCCCGGCACCGATCCGGCAGCCCTCGCCCGGCCGCTCTCGTATCTGCACTACAACCACCTGGCGCCGGCCCAGATCCGGGCCCGCGCCCTGCCGGACCGGTTCGTGCCGACCGACATCCTGCCGTCGGGCGAGGTCGATGCCGAGGCGGCGGTTGCCGAACTCGATGCGCGGGCGACGATCGCGGCCCTGCCGCCGCTGATCAAGGGCTACCTGCGGCTCGGCGGCTTCATCGGCGACGGCGCCGTGATCGACCCGGAGTTCCAGACGACGGACGTCTGCATCATCGTCGTGACCGACATGATGGCGGAGAAGTACTTCAACCACTACATCCGCACCCCCTGA
- a CDS encoding LysR family transcriptional regulator, which produces MKLDGIAAFVAVAEARSISEAARRLSLSKSVVSERLAELERSVGASLLHRTTRKLSLTEDGAAFLERAARILREIEDATADLAQRRGTLAGPLRLSAPVTFGRMHLGPALYPFLERHSQIELTLDLDDRRVDAAADGYDAVIRHGPIVDSRLMAWRLAPSRRVLVASADYLARHGTPETVADLERHRGIFYTNRGVADWRFRREADTVMVRARVGLRVNNGDVMRDAAIAGLGIALMPMFIVGEAIAAGQLVPIEVDAPSEDEFVFMAHPEGRRTSAKLRALADHLRATFGAPPYWERAASSLSDPIG; this is translated from the coding sequence ATGAAGCTCGATGGCATCGCGGCCTTCGTGGCCGTCGCCGAGGCCCGCTCGATCAGCGAAGCCGCGCGGCGCCTCAGCCTGTCGAAATCGGTGGTGAGCGAGCGCCTGGCCGAGCTTGAGCGCAGCGTGGGTGCGAGCCTGCTGCACCGGACGACCCGCAAGCTGTCGCTGACCGAGGACGGCGCCGCCTTCCTCGAGCGGGCGGCCCGAATCCTGCGCGAGATCGAGGACGCGACGGCGGACTTGGCCCAGCGCCGCGGCACGCTCGCCGGCCCCTTGCGTCTCTCGGCGCCGGTGACGTTCGGCCGCATGCACCTCGGCCCGGCGCTCTATCCGTTTCTCGAGCGCCATTCGCAGATTGAGCTGACCCTGGACCTGGACGACCGGCGGGTCGATGCCGCTGCCGACGGCTACGACGCGGTGATCCGGCACGGGCCGATCGTCGATTCGCGCCTGATGGCCTGGCGGCTGGCACCCAGCCGCCGGGTGCTCGTCGCGTCCGCCGATTATCTTGCCCGTCATGGCACGCCCGAGACGGTCGCCGATCTGGAGCGGCACCGCGGCATCTTCTACACGAACCGCGGCGTCGCCGACTGGCGCTTCCGGCGTGAGGCGGACACCGTGATGGTGCGGGCGCGCGTGGGGCTCCGCGTCAACAACGGTGACGTGATGCGCGATGCGGCGATTGCCGGTCTCGGCATCGCGCTCATGCCGATGTTCATCGTCGGCGAAGCGATCGCGGCCGGCCAACTCGTGCCCATCGAGGTCGATGCGCCGAGCGAGGACGAGTTCGTCTTCATGGCCCATCCCGAAGGCCGCCGGACCTCGGCGAAACTGCGCGCGCTCGCCGACCATCTGCGTGCGACATTCGGCGCGCCGCCCTATTGGGAGCGTGCCGCCAGTAGCCTTTCCGATCCAATCGGGTAA
- a CDS encoding LysR substrate-binding domain-containing protein — translation MNLRDLAYAVSLAADGHFRRAAERCNVSQPTLSAQIAKLEDELGVQLFERGPRGATPTLNGRALLHQAAVVLDAVERLKELARAAHDPLVGPFQLGVIPTVGPYLMPRLLPLLKANWPALKLHLREDRTDQLVERLRDGALDAAILSLPVEAEDLRMEPLYDERMLLALPTGHPLAANARVRHEALSTASVMLLEDGHCLRDQTMAFCRTSGLGAQSDVQAASLETLRQMVMAGIGLALVPALATEPPFGLGPMAVYRRFEDPEPRRTLVLTWRRSFPRGDALRGLAKALSDALATDASAY, via the coding sequence ATGAACCTGCGTGATCTCGCCTATGCCGTCAGCCTGGCCGCCGACGGGCACTTCCGGCGTGCCGCCGAGCGTTGCAACGTAAGCCAGCCGACGCTGAGCGCGCAGATCGCGAAGCTCGAGGACGAGCTGGGCGTGCAGCTGTTCGAGCGCGGCCCGCGCGGCGCCACGCCGACGCTCAACGGCCGGGCGCTGCTGCATCAGGCGGCGGTCGTGCTGGACGCGGTCGAGCGGCTGAAGGAACTGGCGCGCGCCGCCCATGACCCGCTCGTCGGCCCGTTCCAGCTCGGCGTCATCCCGACGGTCGGTCCCTATCTCATGCCGCGGCTCCTGCCGCTGCTCAAGGCGAACTGGCCTGCCTTGAAGCTGCATCTGCGCGAGGACCGGACCGACCAGCTGGTCGAGCGCCTGCGCGACGGGGCACTCGACGCCGCCATCCTCTCCCTGCCGGTCGAGGCCGAGGATCTGCGCATGGAGCCGCTCTACGACGAGCGGATGCTGCTGGCGCTGCCCACCGGCCACCCGCTCGCCGCCAACGCGCGCGTTCGACACGAGGCGCTCTCGACCGCGTCGGTCATGCTGCTCGAGGATGGGCACTGCCTGCGCGACCAGACCATGGCCTTCTGCCGCACGTCCGGCCTCGGCGCCCAGAGCGACGTGCAGGCCGCGAGCCTCGAGACCCTGCGGCAGATGGTGATGGCCGGCATCGGGCTCGCCCTCGTGCCGGCGCTCGCGACTGAGCCGCCGTTCGGCCTCGGCCCGATGGCGGTCTACCGCCGGTTCGAGGACCCGGAGCCGCGCCGCACCCTCGTCCTCACCTGGCGCCGCAGCTTCCCCCGCGGCGACGCACTGCGCGGTCTCGCCAAGGCGCTTTCCGACGCCCTGGCGACAGACGCGAGCGCGTATTGA
- a CDS encoding methyl-accepting chemotaxis protein yields the protein MDGDKDGVKFIRDVADAAGAVGLEVADIAGVVDSVSGTVEAQSQAFASLNEANGEMISATRQIGSAVATAEQVTKNSAAEMTASRRAMENAQSAIEALLEAIGAIKADAGALGQSLASVGRVAGDIEAIARQTNLLALNATIEAARAGEAGKGFAVVATEVKALAKRTSEATNVIAQTLADLTAKANQLLENAARSIARAEGVQGETGTIGHVILTVDRAFREVDAETARIAEAAGQIDRRVGRFVEVLDGLAHGVKETSGSLQQARERLNKLVGISENLVGLTAASGIETTDTPFIRAAQEAAAQAAALFEAAIRDGRVTLSDLFDDRYQPIAGSNPAQLMTRFIALTDRVLPDVQEPVLGLDPRVVFCAAVDRNGFLPTHNRKFSQPQGSDPVWNAAHCRNRRLFNDRVGLAAGRNTRPFLLQTYRRDMGGGVFALMKDVSAPIMVQGRHWGGVRIGYKI from the coding sequence ATGGACGGAGACAAGGACGGGGTGAAATTCATCCGCGATGTGGCCGATGCCGCCGGCGCCGTCGGGCTCGAGGTGGCGGACATCGCCGGCGTCGTCGACAGCGTGAGCGGCACCGTCGAGGCCCAGTCGCAGGCATTTGCCAGCCTGAACGAAGCCAACGGCGAGATGATCTCGGCGACACGCCAGATCGGCTCCGCGGTCGCGACCGCCGAGCAGGTGACGAAGAATTCGGCCGCGGAGATGACGGCGTCGCGCCGCGCCATGGAAAACGCCCAGTCCGCGATCGAGGCGCTCCTGGAGGCGATCGGCGCCATCAAGGCGGACGCCGGGGCCCTCGGCCAGTCGCTGGCCTCCGTCGGTCGCGTCGCTGGCGATATCGAGGCGATCGCGCGGCAGACCAATCTTCTGGCGTTGAACGCGACGATCGAGGCAGCGCGCGCGGGCGAGGCGGGCAAGGGCTTTGCCGTGGTCGCGACCGAGGTGAAGGCGCTCGCCAAGCGGACCAGCGAGGCGACCAATGTCATCGCCCAGACGCTGGCCGATCTCACGGCCAAGGCCAACCAGCTGCTGGAGAACGCCGCGCGCAGCATCGCCCGGGCCGAGGGCGTGCAGGGCGAGACCGGCACCATCGGCCACGTGATCCTGACCGTCGACCGGGCCTTCCGCGAGGTCGACGCCGAGACTGCCCGCATTGCCGAGGCGGCGGGCCAGATCGACCGCCGGGTCGGTCGGTTCGTCGAGGTGCTGGACGGGCTGGCCCATGGGGTGAAGGAGACGAGCGGCAGCCTGCAGCAAGCGCGCGAGCGGCTCAACAAGCTGGTCGGCATCTCCGAGAACCTGGTGGGTCTCACTGCGGCGAGCGGCATCGAGACGACCGACACGCCGTTCATCCGGGCGGCGCAGGAGGCGGCGGCCCAGGCGGCGGCTCTGTTCGAGGCGGCGATCCGCGACGGGCGCGTGACACTCTCCGACCTGTTCGACGATCGGTACCAGCCGATCGCCGGCTCCAATCCTGCCCAGCTCATGACGCGGTTCATCGCGCTGACCGACCGGGTGCTGCCCGACGTGCAGGAGCCGGTGCTGGGCCTCGACCCGCGCGTCGTGTTCTGCGCCGCGGTTGACCGCAACGGCTTCCTGCCGACGCATAACAGGAAATTCTCGCAGCCGCAGGGCAGCGATCCCGTGTGGAATGCGGCCCATTGCCGGAACCGGCGCCTGTTCAACGACCGGGTCGGCCTTGCCGCCGGGCGCAACACCAGGCCGTTCCTGCTGCAAACCTACCGCCGCGACATGGGTGGCGGCGTTTTCGCGCTGATGAAGGATGTCTCCGCCCCGATCATGGTCCAAGGCCGGCACTGGGGCGGCGTCCGGATCGGCTACAAGATCTGA